The following is a genomic window from Pseudophryne corroboree isolate aPseCor3 chromosome 3, aPseCor3.hap2, whole genome shotgun sequence.
ATCAAAACCCCGGCCTGTGACCGCCGGCGGGAAGTCTGGGTTATAAAACAGCGGGGTCATAGGGAGAATTTAGAGGAAATATACGGGAGAGTCCTAAGTCTACTCCAGCGTGCAAGTGTGGGACCAATAGTAGGGTGATCTATGTGAGGTATCTGTGAGCACCAAGGGTAATAAGCAATGGGGGTGGGTAGTGCCGCTCCCTCGATATGGACCCACTGCTTTATGTCTTGTGCGCGGGACCATTCCAATATTCTATAGAGAACTATAGCCTTATAATACAGTGTGAAGTGCGGTAGTTGAAGGCCGCCCTTATGTTTAGGGCGAAAAAGGATGGTATGTTGAAAGCGGGGCCGTTTGTTCCCCCATACAAAGTCCCTAACTAAGTTATGTAGATCTCTGAACCAAGTTCTGGGAATGGAAAccgggagcgcctggaggagatagaGGACTCTCGGTAGAACGTTCATTTTAATGACACTGAGCCTCCCCAACCAGGATAACCTCCTGTTGCCCCAGTCCCGGAACTCGGAGCGAAGTGAGCTgagtaactttttaaagttttcctcAAAAAGGCGTGATAAATCTTTATGTAAGGTGACCCCCAGGTATTTAAAGCTAGAGGGGTGCCAGTGGAAGGGGAAAGATTGTTTGAGGCCGTCAAGAGCTTGGGAGGGCATTGACacagtcactgccactgacttagaaAGGTTCATCTTAAAATTTGACAGGGAGCCATATCTATCAAGTTCGGACATCAGGATAGGAACAGAAACCACTGGGTTCGAAATAATGGCTAGCAGATCGTCCGCGAACAGCGCGAGTTTGTATTCTCTGCCCCCCTACCGTGAGTCCCGAGATGTTTGGATTCAGCCTAATGGATCCCGCCAAGgcctccatgcaaaggacaaagatgaggggcgaaagagggcatccctgtctagtgccattcctAATCAGAACTGGGTGGGACAGGTCTCCATTCATTTTGATCTTTGCAGTCGGGAAGTTGTACAGTGCCAGAATGCGATTCAAGCTGACAGGCCCCAACCCCAAGTGACGCAGGACCCCCTCCATAAATACACAGTCCACTcgatcaaatgccttctcagcATCAGTAGAAAGCACAACTACTGGGTTATGGCTATGCGAAGCTAAATGCATCAAATCGATAATTTTAGTCGTATTATCACGGGCCTCCCTCCCAGGTATGAAGCCCACCTGATCAGAGTGTACAATATTGGGGAGTAGCAGCTTCAATCtatttgctataagtttagcaaaaaGCTTGATGTCTGTGTTGAGGAGGGAGATCGGGCGGTAACTGGCACACTGAGCTGGGTCTTTTCCTTCCTTCGGTATAACCGTGATAAAAGCCTCCAATGATTGGGGGGAGAAACCACGGCCATCAGAGACCTCGTTGAATGCCAGTAGTATTTTAGGCAAGAGGGAATCTTTATAAAGCTTATGATAAGAGACGGACGGTATAGCCATCGGGACCCGGGCTCGTCCTGGAAGGAGCCTCCTTAAGAGCTTGTTCCAGTtccgggagagagaagggggagtctAGCCAAGCGCTGTCGtcttctgatattctagggagccCTGCGTCACGGAGATACCCCGCCACCAGATCTCGGGTAGCCGATAGTGAACCTGGGGTTCTAGGTTCCTTAAGATTATATAATTTAGTGTAATAAGAGTGGAAAGCCTCAGCAATATCCTTAGTGAGGGTACGGCGAGTCCCCGCCGCATCCTATACCGACTGGATAAATAGAGTGGCTCTTTGTGCGTGGAGCGCTCTAGCCAGAAGCTTCCCCAGCTTGTTACCCCATTGATAAAAGCGATTTCTGCAAAGCCTATAATCTCTTTTGATGTCTGAAAACAATAGGGTGTTGAGAGCTGCTCTCGTCTCGGTCAGCGTGTTCAACACTGGTGAGGATGGGCCCGTCTTATGCAGTGTCTCTAAATCCCTCAACCACTGAAGTAAAGCAGTCTTTTCCCCCAGTCTTTCCTTTTTCAACAAGGAACCCAGCTGAATGAGCTTCCCCCACAAAACACACTTATGGGCTTCCaacaccgtgacccgggagacatcCGGCGTTTCGTTTGTAATGAAataattttccattgtctcaagtaTCTGGGGCTGAAACCTCGTATCCATTAAAAGTTGTTCGttcaaccgccaggtacattgctTGGAATTTGGGTAGGACGTCTCCATGGTCAGGGAGACAAGGGCATGATGCGACCAAGTAATCAAGCCTATGTCCGTTTCCTTAACTAGATGCAGAAATCTGTGGGGCAAAAGAAAGTAATCTAACCTAGAGTAGGCGTCGTGCGGTCTGGAGTAGAACGTGTAAGTCCCTGTCCCCGGGGTGCTGGAGCCTCCAGGTGTCAACcagctggtggtcgtggagagaACGGCGTACTCTACGGTGCGATGTTAGGGAGGATCTAGCCAGCGTCCCGGAGATGTCCACCTCCGGCtggagggtccaattaagatcACCTCCAATAACTGGGATACCCGTAATCAAGGGGCTAATACGATTGAGAGCCTTCACTAAAAAACTAGGTTGTGATTGATTGGGAACGTATATATTAATGAACGTATAGAGCTGGTCAAACAGTTTACAGTTcaccaaagagcccttccagggagacacagaggtttggaaccagcacacagcgcccctatagctaatgccaagcttagccaggtcgcagactaagtacctagattagggacttagtacactaataaatcgctccctccctgctatgaccccctggtaccactgagataATCTGGAGTCTATCCGGAGGAGctgtgcatccctgtcagtcagtgtctgtgtcagctgcagtagggaaaatggcacctgtcagctgctggatccactcatagtgaagccccgccccttcaatggcgcgcggtcttcctgctCTTATTTATaccggctgaggtaattttgtgcctaaaatggagtcagtgcctgttttaagtctgtattgccagtctgggtactgtataCACATCTAgtatactgagactcagttcgccccctcagaagctgtgcgtgtgcactgtgtactgagtcatgTAGAAgttgtgcgtctccgtaccctaatgCTTCCATAATGGCCGCCGACCCGTTAACCAGGACAAACGGCTTTGTACttgccactcttcattcttctggctctgttaggggtggtggcgtgctgtgggagtgtacACTcgacgtggtggggcttgcgaatagttccttcaggagctagtgtcccgtcagcagggaacgggaccattaaccctgagagagtttGGGCCGCCTCCACCCcctatgtcccacgaagcaggcaggctggtgccatccagtcttgcctgaaaataacagacttagaaaataaatgcagaaaacttcaaGAGCTTCcagaagcgtgaccggctcctccgggcacattctctaaactgagtctggtaggatgggcatagagggaggagccagcacacactatcaaattcttaaagtacccaaggctcccagtggacctgtctataccccatggtactaaatggattccaagtataccctaggacgtaagagaaacataacaTAATTTCACACAAAACATCTTATCCAGGCATTTTTAGGTTTTCGACATTAACCCCACCAGCTTCACCTTAATCTATCACTTAACTCTCTCTGTTGCTCCTTGGCAACACATTCTACTGCACAAATCAACATCTTCACCTTCAGAGTATTCCAAGGATGACCATGGGTAACATACAACAAAAGGGAAAAGAAAGATGCACTTGGGAACGGACCAACAGCTAGAACTCACCGTTCTAAACCATAGGAGCTCTTATACTGTAAAAAGAAGAGGATGAGCTGACCATGGAGTCATTTGTTAGTGGAGTATTCTAAACTATGATTCCTAAGCTACAGCAATCCGAGGTTTATAAATGTCTCTAGTTTCACATTCACTAGGGAAGAGGGTCATCCAATTTTACAAAAATTACCATTACTTATCACATATATATACCCCACGACTAGACTTGTCATATACTCCCAAATAAATTCACCAAACATCTTTGATGACCCTTTGCCAAAAACTGGCAAATACATTGACGACCTTTTATGGCAACTTTTCCAATAAATATATGGATGACAATGGAAATATAAAGCCACGGATACATTGTTATCAACTGAAActctaaatgtattttattttgttttaattacaCAAGTCCACCAGTAAAAATAGCATTGTCTATAACAAGTGCAGCCCAACATTTTCCTTGGAGGGATAGCTTTAAAAAATGGCTTTAAACAGACATTCAGAACTGGCCTTGAAAAGTGCGAAATACTTTTTCTGCTAaaaaaaacaaatagaaaaaaaaacccactgacatggctgaaatctgaactttcaGAGACCCCCACTTTTACCCTGTAACAAGAACCTCCTGTAAAGTTGTGCTAACTTAAAGGTTAAAATGGGAACCTACAGTACATTTGGCTGATGCAGGACACCTAGCATTCATTGTGGTCTTTTTCACATTATCTGAAATGATTTTGTATTTCAGTAACCAATTGGTAAATCTATTCTAGAGCAACAAGTATGTCATGCTCTTTACCTTTTCCAGGACCTTCTGCAGCATGATAAATGAGGGGATAAATCCAAAAGACCATCGGTATGTCAACAAATTTTGACTCCAGATCTCGTCTTGGCACAGTAATGTATTTCTTTGAAGTTCATTCTGGACAATCATATCAATATCTGTTTGAACCCATTTGTCCACTATCtgttggaaaacatctggatgaaGTGACCATTCCCCCAATTGTAGGTTGTCTGCAGAAATCGTCAGCATCCTAGTGCTCACACTGGGAAAATGCAAAGCGGTGAGAGTCCACACATTCTTCTCCACCCAAAGGAAGGTCCTTTATGTCTCCATGGTCTGGGTAATCTTGGTATCCCTCTGATGGTTCAAAAATGCTACTGCAATAGCACGGTCTAAatcagtggtggccaaccagtggctcttgagccccatgaggctttctttattcaaatgtggctccccaacactcaaaatcacatgaccacaatatatccggaaactgctgcactccagccacacagcagcactacgggcaCTGAGAATTGAGGGAGCCGGATAATATAGGCAAACTGAGGACACATAAGAGGCTGCTGCAATGTCacgagttgtaggggctggtgtgatacaagggggagctggctggagtgacacgaagGAGCTGGCAGGGGTGACATAGGAGAGTGGTGGCAAAAGTGACACACGTagtaactggctggagtgacacagtagggtgctggaagtagtgacacatgggagagctggctgaagtaacacagaagggtgctacgaggagtgacacatgggagggatGGCTGGAGTGATGCAGCAGGGTGATGGTAGGAGTGACTCACGAGgaactggcaggagtgacatatgtgggagctggctggagtgatgcagcagggtgctggctggagtgacacataggggagctgaaatatattatgtgaatctggctttttcaataattttatgtggaagtggccttttcaatgtattttataccggggcatggtctagcaggcacaaggccacaccccttttttgcgtgTGTACCTTTGGCTTGAtgacggctctttgatgtacctaactggATTTTTTGTCTCTTTGGCTCTAACTGGTTGGCCACCCTTGGTCTAAATAGACTTAGACTGCCTGACCCTGTATGCAGACTTCAGCTAAGAAAAGGTCTATGTAAAGAGATCTTTGGGCACTGAAAGCAGCTCAAAGTTTCAGAACACTGATGTGGAATGAAGGCTCCTCCAGCATCCACTTGCCCTGAAACCTGTGCTGTCCCTCAACTTCATAGATTAAGGTCTATTGTTCTGACATCATAAAAGAATAACCTGTCTACAACAGTGAACTCAATGGTGAGATGAGATTACAGATGAGGATAGGGACCTGTAGCATTTCCATAAAATCTTTATCTGGAACTTGTAAGAGTGAAATTAGGTGAACGGATTTGCCTCATAGGTGGAGACCATTTCGCCCAATGCTTTCATGCCTTCTTTTTCAAGAGCCATTTTTGTAAGAATGGAATCTTGTTTCCCAGAAAGAAAACCCCTCCTGAATCTGGTATCAGTCACACTGCCCAAGAAAAGCTTATTTTGAGATAAAACTATATTTGATTTTAAACAATATATTACCCAACCATGGGAAATGAATTCTTGTTCTGTTACTATGACATGATCTAACAGAATCTCTGGAGAAACTACTGTTCTCAAACCTTAGTAAAGACTCTCGAGTGCAGTTACCAAAATTACTCGTCTGGCTACTGAACGAGGAAAAAGTTTGAATAAAACCTCCCACCTCTCTGCTGGCAGGTATCTGGACTTTTGAATAACCTCTTGTAAAGCCAAACACTGGTAGATCTAGAATAAGATCTAAAAAAATAAACCCATGCATAAGTCTCTTACCCAAGCTTCTGAAGTGAAATCAAACTATTTGACCCTGAAGCATAACCTATGAGCTTCCACCAAGGGCTTTTCCCGATGGTCCTTCTTCTCAGTATGCCTAATGTCTGTGTGTTGATCCGGGGCCTGGTTGGCTGTCCGACCAATCTGGCATGCCTCAACTACGGCACACTGGACGGGGGTGGTGTTGTATCAGATCCAACACACTCTCTTCCTATTTTCTGGGCATGAAAGGTATGTTTGAGACAAGATAAAGGCCCCCTGCCCCTGGAGGTAGTAGAGAAGAAGAAAGAACTCACCCACCTACCTCTCTATCAGccaaagagaaaacaaaaaaacataaaatctgCCAAACTCAAAACTAGATGGAGCGCATCCTGGAACACCAGCACTAAGAAAAACTGATGTTGGTAGGAAACGTTGTGTGTATGAGGAGGAGCTTGAGTTGGCTTCAGTTTTAAAATGTCCAGGCTCCTAACACCACGCACAATACCTATTGTGTCCAGCCTCCCACAGGGATGAAAGAGTTTGTTATCACATCATTCAGCCGGAGAAAACGACAGGCTCCTCAATTGGAGCTGGCTGTATACCTGTCGCAACTTTTGGATGGAAATAATATCACAGTTAACACAAATCAATTCCTTGGCTTTGGCCAAAATGTGGTGAAAATATATAGCAGACACCAACATCTAAGAGACTGCAATAAGATCCATACATGTGCGTTGTGTTCCAGTCTTATGTCGATGACGAACATTCCACTTTGTGGATGGCAAAGACTCAAGTTTTGAATTGCCCTCCAAAACTGTTACGTAATGTTAATATACATTTGAGAATTCACTCTTTAACGGAACTGTACATATTACTATCAATGATTTTTACAATAGGTAGATTGCTGCAAAACTCTTTCATGTCAGTCAGATCACCGATATGGTTTTCAtcttgtgtgacttttctgatgtacaacaagagctgattttcgcatataacatttcccacactcagagcatggaaatggtttcttatCTGTGTGATTTTTCAGATGTGTAACAAGACTTGActtacgtgtaaaacatttcccacacttggaacatgaaaatggcttctcacctgtgacttttctgatgtacaacaagagcggattttcgcatataacatttcccacactcagagcattgaaatggcttctcacctgtgtgacatttctGATGCTCAACAATTTtgcatttctttgtaaaacatttcccgcatgtagggcatgaaaatggcttctcacctgtatgaattCTCAGATGTGCAAGAAGAGTTGATTTGTGTGCaagacatttcccacactcagaacatggaaacagcttctcacctgtgtgacttttctgatgtacaacaagggctgatttctgtgtgaaacatttcccacactcagagcatagaaatggcttctcacctgtgtgaagtctGTGATGCATAATAAGagatgatttctttgtaaaacatttcccacattctgagcatggaaatggcttctcacctgtgtgacttctctgatgttcaacAAAATTTGCTCTATATttgaaatatttcccacactcagagcatggaaatggcttctcacctgtgtgaagtctGTGATGCATAATAAGagatgatttctttgtaaaacatttcccacattctgagcatggaaatggcttctcacttgcgtgacttctctgatgttcaacAAAATTTGCTCTATatttgaaacatttcccacactcagagcatgaaaattgTTTCTTACTTGTGTGATTCTCCTGTCTAACAAAAACTGACTGATTATTACAGGATTTAACAAATTCAGAAGAGGGACAGACTGTAGCATCTGTAGGAGCTGCACTATGTGTACCAACATCTGAATTAATGGGACACTCCTCATGGTTAGAGGGATCAGAtgatatatctgcactgtgaggtactggatgtataattggggtaataagATTTTCTCCTGCAGAATCTCGTGTGATGTTCTTCTCTTCTAATTTAAAATCTGGAAACAAAGTTAGATGTCCCTCCGAGGTATTCCTGCCCCTCTGTCCATCTGCTGGAGAGATATGGaaatatatacattatggtaagaacttacagttgattacggtatttctcctaagtccacaggatccacaggataacattgggataagaagaagcgacagcggatttgcaacatAACGATGAAAgtatttcggcctcccagcatgcaacgggcccatccatataaccccgcctcctggctcaggcaaatcagttgtttttcaaagctcaaggcaggaggatcatagagagccctaatcaggcgagaagaacacacacacATGGACACCTTTCCGTAcaaaaaggaagaggttagtgagtaaaaggatctcaaatcaggtgcttcagggtgggatccctgtggaacctgtggacttaggagaaatatcgttatcaacagtaagttcttaccataacgcatatttctccggcagggtcctcagaataacattgggatgtgCCAAAGCAATTCAGTggtagggacgctcctgattggacaggagaatccttcgcccgaattcaacgTCCTAAGAGGCAACGgtatcaacggcataatgtctaatgaatgtgttaatggaagaccatgtgcctgccttacatatctgttctgctgaagcaccacgttggatgcccatgatggacctaccttaatgagtacagtgagcagagacattagccgacaCATGGAGATCAGCTTGAtcagtatgcttctgaaatagtcttccgaagccacctcgccagtgtctgcttatcagcaggctatcatctcttgtgaaatccgtaaagaacaaagaaagaatctgtctttctgatagcactgatACAATctatgtagatccttaaggcacggagtaCATCCAACGATGCAGAAAGGCTCGggcccctggaaagccgggactacaatttctttgtaaaggtggaatttagacaccaccttagtaagatgcccagatttagttctgagaactgctctatatggataaaaaaaataatcagaaatggaggaccacataacaatgcccctaaatctaaaactcttctagctgaagccagggccagtagaaagagaactttagctgtcaaccatttaagatccacttttttaagtggttcaaatcgggcaacttgaagggcctttaggactacacttaagtcccaaggcactgtaggaggacaaaaggaggttgaatgtacaGCATTACCTGGGAAAAAGTGTGCACATACTGTAGgtgggcaattttcttttggaactatacagtcaatgctgatacttgcactctcaaggaagccacccttaaacctttatccatttctgcctgaaggaatgctatgaccctgaaaactctgaaagacctagggtcaaatctccgttcactgcaccactgaatataggcttaccatattctgtgataaatgcgagctgaggaaggttcccttgctctgagcattgtttgaattacctgttgtgagaatccgcttgacttcaggatagaggtctcaagagccacattGTCATAGACAGTCGCTCcaggtgtctgtgataacaaggaccctgcatcagtagatctggatgttgagggagcaaaagtggggcatccatcgacattctctgcagatctgtgtaccaatgccttctgggccaagccggaactactagtatcacggcaccctttccttgctttatctttctcaccaccctgggcattagggtgattggaggaaacacataagccagatgaaagtcccatctcactgacagggtatccacaaagatcgctctgggatcctttgttcttgacccgtatgtgagaactttgttgttctgacgggacgccacgaGATCCATCTCCGGCAACCTCCACCTGTCAaccagggtctggaagacctccgggtgtagcgcccattcgcttgcctgaatggcgtgtcgactgagaaaatacgcttcccaatttaggactcccgggACAAACAatacggacaaggctggatgatgaagttctgcctacTTTAAtgtgcgacttacctccttcattgtttTTGGGTGCGAGTTCCTCGATGATGCCGTtgaattgtccgagcggatctgaactggtttcccctgaaggatgtcctttgcctgaatcagcaccatgtatatggcccgaagttccaatatatttattggcaggcaacttttttccttgtccactgcccctggaaacaagaCCTtcttgacactgctccccagccctgtaggctgtcatccattgtcagaatttcccaatctgagatccaaaagggtctccctttgtccagatgggatgtctgcagtcACTAGGCTACCAGGCTAacaacctccttacttccagagtaaggaccatagtctgcgtttttattgtctgatgaaaaccattccatttggtaaggattAGATGTTGCACAGGcctcgaatggaactgagcatactctaccacagaGGCGTCCAAAACGTTGAACGCAATCTACCGGTAGCTTGCGGAGCTctcaccggtagatcgcgatccaagTGTGACTTGCCGCCTCTCTGAGTCTGGAGCGTTCCCATTGATGCATTGTGtgggtgacatcatgacatcagccACGCACCCGCACAATTCACAACTGGGAACGCGATGTGAGGATCCTGTGCGCCTGCTAGATCTGGTTTGATCCAGTCagctcagcgccagcagcagcaggacagcatgttttgcaggtaacccagcaggtgcacaggtgtattaattactcactgacacattttaaaaggtccacaggtggagctaattatttcacttgctattctgtgaggagacctgcaaaacatgcactgtgtgggcccccgaggaccgagtttgagaacctctgatgtagcAGCTCTTGAAtaattgactgaactttggatattttgttcagag
Proteins encoded in this region:
- the LOC135054684 gene encoding oocyte zinc finger protein XlCOF22-like isoform X2, with protein sequence MDMDRSHTNERILHLTLEIVHLLTGEDYTVVKKTFLDHLTTISCASITVPPPPSQILERHDDQKILELTNKIIELPSGEEGEYIEEHRGLYKDVMMENHRPLTSLDGPSNRDTPERCPRPLYSQDCTEENHRIPQKDQDEFLTDNNAEYIVGEEETYFTDNMAKHTEEEEETYVTDMKEEFIEVEEKTYFTDNMAKHTEEEGEEEETYVMGDQQCKEEQIPTAISTDGQRGRNTSEGHLTLFPDFKLEEKNITRDSAGENLITPIIHPVPHSADISSDPSNHEECPINSDVGTHSAAPTDATVCPSSEFVKSCNNQSVFVRQENHTSKKQFSCSECGKCFKYRANFVEHQRSHASEKPFPCSECGKCFTKKSSLIMHHRLHTGEKPFPCSECGKYFKYRANFVEHQRSHTGEKPFPCSECGKCFTKKSSLIMHHRLHTGEKPFLCSECGKCFTQKSALVVHQKSHTGEKLFPCSECGKCLAHKSTLLAHLRIHTGEKPFSCPTCGKCFTKKCKIVEHQKCHTGEKPFQCSECGKCYMRKSALVVHQKSHR
- the LOC135054684 gene encoding zinc finger protein with KRAB and SCAN domains 7-like isoform X3, with product MMENHRPLTSLDGPSNRDTPERCPRPLYSQDCTEENHRIPQKDQDEFLTDNNAEYIVGEEETYFTDNMAKHTEEEEETYVTDMKEEFIEVEEKTYFTDNMAKHTEEEGEEEETYVMGDQQCKEEQIPTAISTADGQRGRNTSEGHLTLFPDFKLEEKNITRDSAGENLITPIIHPVPHSADISSDPSNHEECPINSDVGTHSAAPTDATVCPSSEFVKSCNNQSVFVRQENHTSKKQFSCSECGKCFKYRANFVEHQRSHASEKPFPCSECGKCFTKKSSLIMHHRLHTGEKPFPCSECGKYFKYRANFVEHQRSHTGEKPFPCSECGKCFTKKSSLIMHHRLHTGEKPFLCSECGKCFTQKSALVVHQKSHTGEKLFPCSECGKCLAHKSTLLAHLRIHTGEKPFSCPTCGKCFTKKCKIVEHQKCHTGEKPFQCSECGKCYMRKSALVVHQKSHR
- the LOC135054684 gene encoding gastrula zinc finger protein XlCGF48.2-like isoform X1 encodes the protein MDMDRSHTNERILHLTLEIVHLLTGEDYTVVKKTFLDHLTTISCASITVPPPPSQILERHDDQKILELTNKIIELPSGEEGEYIEEHRGLYKDVMMENHRPLTSLDGPSNRDTPERCPRPLYSQDCTEENHRIPQKDQDEFLTDNNAEYIVGEEETYFTDNMAKHTEEEEETYVTDMKEEFIEVEEKTYFTDNMAKHTEEEGEEEETYVMGDQQCKEEQIPTAISTADGQRGRNTSEGHLTLFPDFKLEEKNITRDSAGENLITPIIHPVPHSADISSDPSNHEECPINSDVGTHSAAPTDATVCPSSEFVKSCNNQSVFVRQENHTSKKQFSCSECGKCFKYRANFVEHQRSHASEKPFPCSECGKCFTKKSSLIMHHRLHTGEKPFPCSECGKYFKYRANFVEHQRSHTGEKPFPCSECGKCFTKKSSLIMHHRLHTGEKPFLCSECGKCFTQKSALVVHQKSHTGEKLFPCSECGKCLAHKSTLLAHLRIHTGEKPFSCPTCGKCFTKKCKIVEHQKCHTGEKPFQCSECGKCYMRKSALVVHQKSHR